A genome region from Carassius carassius chromosome 23, fCarCar2.1, whole genome shotgun sequence includes the following:
- the LOC132101731 gene encoding GATOR complex protein WDR59-like isoform X1 codes for MAARWSSENVVVEFRDAQATAMSVDCLGQHAVLSGRRFLYVVNLETPSEAPRKISRQSKWDVGTVQWNPHKTEAHLFAASSNQRVDLYVWRDGFGEPHTSLQGHTRVISDLDWSWFEPEFLVTSSVDTYIYIWDTRDTRKPTVALSAVAGASQVKWNRQNPYCLASSHDGDVRIWDKRKPNTAVEYVAAHLSKIHGLDWHPDNEYILATSSQDNSVRFWDYRQPRKYLDILSCQVPVWKARYTPFSNGLVTVMVPQLRRENSILLWSTLELNSPVHAFVGHDDVVLEFQWRPQKEGSKDCQLVTWSRDQTLRIWKVDPQLQKLCCANDIELMEEKTLRSQDSEPPLSPGFTAENAQDQFDGPQSGGKNDVPGLPQTLQQEFSLVNLQIRNVNVEMDAVNRSCFVSADCGASRVRLVVKFPAHYPNNAAPSFQFVSPTNISSSMKTKIQKILTDTSLQKVKRNQNCLEPCVRQLVSCLESDGVMVLNHYLLLDVQEDGTNPYMFTNPVTPALPGFPRVSNTYGSYQDSNIPFPRTSGARFCGTGSLVYFTRPITMHRTVPPTEPTPRSLSALSAYHSGVMTPMKMRTESQTTLRLYSGSPTRTDKDQVSISSFYYKERKSRRWKGKREGGDYSSRPIKLAGKVIIQEISCLLPVHKALGETYVLNVSDIQDTCQKNGAAALAVGRRDLAKVWALALAATNLDLCPDPDPDAGAPWAKHPFGRHLLDTLLEHYSQMSDVQSLAMLCSVFRGHGSPQEYFTLYGHQQPRAAFFTTHHCHYPSFTSSSVTSGSCSSTSDSASTAWTVVGRESEQAQPWGESSPDDYRNANQINTDPREREKEQHDMNKRILDPFNCWQFDDFKKCYGEILHRWGMKDKRAEVLKFVSCPPEPHKGIEFGVYCCHCRSQARGTQCAVCKRFTSQCAICHVAVRGSSNFCLSCGHGGHTSHMMDWFRSQEVCPTGCGCHCLLQSTF; via the exons ATGGCGGCCCGCTGGAGCAGTGAGAATGTGGTGGTGGAGTTTCGAGATGCACAG GCTACTGCAATGTCAGTGGACTGTCTCGGCCAGCACGCGGTTCTCTCTGG GAGACGATTCTTATATGTTGTAAATTTGGAGACGCCGTCCGAGGCTCCACGCAAAATCAGCCGCCAGAGCAAATGGGATGTCGGGACAGTCCAGTGGAATCCGCACAAAACCGAGGCCCATTTATTCGCAGCATCT AGTAACCAGCGTGTCGACTTGTACGTCTGGCGTGATGGATTCGGTGAACCACATACGTCTTTGCAAGGCCACACACGTGTAATAAG TGATTTGGACTGGTCATGGTTTGAACCAGAATTTCTTGTCACGAGTTCTGTGGACACATACATCTACATATGGGACACAAG GGACACTCGAAAGCCAACCGTGGCTCTGTCTGCTGTGG CTGGAGCCTCTCAGGTGAAGTGGAACAGACAGAATCCTTATTGTTTGGCGTCAAGTCATGATGGTGATGTCAGAATCTGGGACAAGAGG AAACCCAACACTGCTGTTGAGTATGTAGCCGCACACCTGTCAAAGATTCATGGTCTGGACTGGCACCCTGATAACGAGTACATCCTGGCTACTTCCAGTCAGGACAACTCTGTTCGG TTCTGGGACTACAGACAACCGCGGAAGTACCTTGATATCTTGTCATGCCAGGTGCCTGTGTGGAAGGCCAGATACACG CCCTTCTCTAATGGCCTGGTTACTGTGATGGTTCCTCAGCTACGGCGAGAGAACAGCATCCTGCTGTGGAGCACACTGGAACTGAACAGCCCTGTTCATGCGTTTGTGGGCCACGACGATGTTGTGCTTGAGTTTCAGTGGAGGCCGCAGAAAGAAG GTTCTAAAGACTGCCAACTGGTCACATGGTCCAGAGATCAAACCCTGAGGATATGGAAAGTAGATCCTCAACTTCAGAAG CTGTGCTGTGCCAATGACATTGAGTTGATGGAGGAGAAAACGCTGCGGTCCCAAGACTCTGAACCTCCACTCAGCCCTGGATTCACAGCTGAGAACGCACAAG ATCAGTTTGATGGTCCTCAGTCTGGCGGTAAGAATGACGTACCAGGTTTACCTCAGACTCTGCAGCAAGAGTTTTCTCTAGTCAACTTACAGATTCGCAACGTCAATGTGGAG ATGGATGCTGTGAACCGCAGTTGCTTTGTGTCGGCCGACTGCGGAGCCAGTCGTGTTCGTCTCGTGGTGAAGTTTCCTGCCCACTATCCTAACAATGCAGCTCCATCTTTCCAGTTCGTCTCTCCAACAAACATCTCGTCTTCCATGAAGACCAAGATACAGAAG ATCCTGACAGATACGTCGCTTCAGAAGGTAAAGAGGAACCAGAACTGCTTAGAGCCGTGTGTTCGACAGCTGGTGTCTTGCTTAGAGTCAGATGGAGTCATG GTTTTAAATCACTATCTACTACTGGATGTCCAGGAGGACGGTACGAACCCTTACATGTTCACCAACCCAGTGACTCCTGCACTTCCTGGTTTCCCTCGAGTAAGCAACACTTACGGCTCGTACCAGGACTCCAACATCCCCTTCCCACGCACCTCAGGGGCACGCTTCTGCGGGACAG GTTCCTTGGTTTATTTCACTCGCCCCATAACTATGCATCGTACAGTCCCTCCCACTGAACCTACTCCCAG GTCCCTGTCAGCTCTCTCGGCGTATCACAGTGGAGTGATGACACCCATGAAAATGCGAACGGAGTCTCAGACCACCCTGAGGTTGTACAGCGGCAGCCCAACACGCACAGACAAAGACCAAGTGTCCATATCGTCCTTTTACTACAAAGAACGG AAATCCCGCCGCTGGAAAGGCAAGCGAGAGGGAGGAGACTACAGCAGCAGACCCATCAAACTGGCTGGCAAAGTCATCATCCAGGAAATCTCGTGTCTGCTTCCTGTGCACAAAGCCCTCGGGGAGACATACGT GCTAAATGTTAGTGACATACAGGACACGTGTCAGAAGAATGGGGCGGCGGCCTTAGCAGTGGGCCGCAGGGATTTAGCAAAG GTATGGGCACTCGCCTTGGCAGCCACAAATCTTGACCTCTGTCCCGACCCTGACCCTGATGCTGGAGCTCCCTGGGCCAAACACCCATTTGGGCGGCACCTGCTGGACACATT GCTTGAACACTACAGTCAGATGAGTGATGTTCAGAGCCTGGCCATGTTGTGTAGTGTGTTCAGAGGTCACGGCAGTCCTCAGGAATATTTCACTCTATACGGGCATCAGCAACCTCGAGCGGCGTTTTTCACGACACACCACTGCCACTAT CCCAGTTTCACTTCCAGTTCTGTCACATCCGGGTCATGCTCCAGTACTTCAGACTCTGCAAGCACTGCGTGGACCGTGG TTGGCCGTGAATCTGAACAAGCTCAGCCCTGGGGAGAATCGTCTCCGGATGACTATCGCAATGCAAACCAGATAAACACCGACCCCCGAGAACGAGAAAAAGAACAACACGACATGAACAAAAG AATACTGGACCCCTTCAACTGCTGGCAGTTTGACGACTTCAAGAAGTGTTACGGTGAGATCCTGCACCGCTGGGGCATGAAGGACAAGAGGGCAGAGGTGCTCAAATTTGTCTCCTGCCCTCCGGAGCCACACAAAGGCATAG AGTTTGGCGTTTACTGCTGCCACTGTCGCAGTCAGGCCCGCGGCACCCAGTGCGCCGTCTGCAAGCGCTTCACCTCCCAGTGCGCCATCTGTCACGTGGCTGTACGCGGCTCTTCTAACTTCTGCCTGAGCTGTGGCCATGGAGGACACACCAGTCACATGATGGACTGGTTTCGCTCGCAAGAGGTCTGTCCCACCGGCTGCGGGTGCCACTGCCTCCTGCAAAGCACTTTCTGA
- the LOC132101731 gene encoding GATOR complex protein WDR59-like isoform X2, which yields MAARWSSENVVVEFRDAQATAMSVDCLGQHAVLSGRRFLYVVNLETPSEAPRKISRQSKWDVGTVQWNPHKTEAHLFAASSNQRVDLYVWRDGFGEPHTSLQGHTRVISDLDWSWFEPEFLVTSSVDTYIYIWDTRDTRKPTVALSAVAGASQVKWNRQNPYCLASSHDGDVRIWDKRKPNTAVEYVAAHLSKIHGLDWHPDNEYILATSSQDNSVRFWDYRQPRKYLDILSCQVPVWKARYTPFSNGLVTVMVPQLRRENSILLWSTLELNSPVHAFVGHDDVVLEFQWRPQKEGSKDCQLVTWSRDQTLRIWKVDPQLQKLCCANDIELMEEKTLRSQDSEPPLSPGFTAENAQDQFDGPQSGGKNDVPGLPQTLQQEFSLVNLQIRNVNVEMDAVNRSCFVSADCGASRVRLVVKFPAHYPNNAAPSFQFVSPTNISSSMKTKIQKILTDTSLQKVKRNQNCLEPCVRQLVSCLESDGVMEDGTNPYMFTNPVTPALPGFPRVSNTYGSYQDSNIPFPRTSGARFCGTGSLVYFTRPITMHRTVPPTEPTPRSLSALSAYHSGVMTPMKMRTESQTTLRLYSGSPTRTDKDQVSISSFYYKERKSRRWKGKREGGDYSSRPIKLAGKVIIQEISCLLPVHKALGETYVLNVSDIQDTCQKNGAAALAVGRRDLAKVWALALAATNLDLCPDPDPDAGAPWAKHPFGRHLLDTLLEHYSQMSDVQSLAMLCSVFRGHGSPQEYFTLYGHQQPRAAFFTTHHCHYPSFTSSSVTSGSCSSTSDSASTAWTVVGRESEQAQPWGESSPDDYRNANQINTDPREREKEQHDMNKRILDPFNCWQFDDFKKCYGEILHRWGMKDKRAEVLKFVSCPPEPHKGIEFGVYCCHCRSQARGTQCAVCKRFTSQCAICHVAVRGSSNFCLSCGHGGHTSHMMDWFRSQEVCPTGCGCHCLLQSTF from the exons ATGGCGGCCCGCTGGAGCAGTGAGAATGTGGTGGTGGAGTTTCGAGATGCACAG GCTACTGCAATGTCAGTGGACTGTCTCGGCCAGCACGCGGTTCTCTCTGG GAGACGATTCTTATATGTTGTAAATTTGGAGACGCCGTCCGAGGCTCCACGCAAAATCAGCCGCCAGAGCAAATGGGATGTCGGGACAGTCCAGTGGAATCCGCACAAAACCGAGGCCCATTTATTCGCAGCATCT AGTAACCAGCGTGTCGACTTGTACGTCTGGCGTGATGGATTCGGTGAACCACATACGTCTTTGCAAGGCCACACACGTGTAATAAG TGATTTGGACTGGTCATGGTTTGAACCAGAATTTCTTGTCACGAGTTCTGTGGACACATACATCTACATATGGGACACAAG GGACACTCGAAAGCCAACCGTGGCTCTGTCTGCTGTGG CTGGAGCCTCTCAGGTGAAGTGGAACAGACAGAATCCTTATTGTTTGGCGTCAAGTCATGATGGTGATGTCAGAATCTGGGACAAGAGG AAACCCAACACTGCTGTTGAGTATGTAGCCGCACACCTGTCAAAGATTCATGGTCTGGACTGGCACCCTGATAACGAGTACATCCTGGCTACTTCCAGTCAGGACAACTCTGTTCGG TTCTGGGACTACAGACAACCGCGGAAGTACCTTGATATCTTGTCATGCCAGGTGCCTGTGTGGAAGGCCAGATACACG CCCTTCTCTAATGGCCTGGTTACTGTGATGGTTCCTCAGCTACGGCGAGAGAACAGCATCCTGCTGTGGAGCACACTGGAACTGAACAGCCCTGTTCATGCGTTTGTGGGCCACGACGATGTTGTGCTTGAGTTTCAGTGGAGGCCGCAGAAAGAAG GTTCTAAAGACTGCCAACTGGTCACATGGTCCAGAGATCAAACCCTGAGGATATGGAAAGTAGATCCTCAACTTCAGAAG CTGTGCTGTGCCAATGACATTGAGTTGATGGAGGAGAAAACGCTGCGGTCCCAAGACTCTGAACCTCCACTCAGCCCTGGATTCACAGCTGAGAACGCACAAG ATCAGTTTGATGGTCCTCAGTCTGGCGGTAAGAATGACGTACCAGGTTTACCTCAGACTCTGCAGCAAGAGTTTTCTCTAGTCAACTTACAGATTCGCAACGTCAATGTGGAG ATGGATGCTGTGAACCGCAGTTGCTTTGTGTCGGCCGACTGCGGAGCCAGTCGTGTTCGTCTCGTGGTGAAGTTTCCTGCCCACTATCCTAACAATGCAGCTCCATCTTTCCAGTTCGTCTCTCCAACAAACATCTCGTCTTCCATGAAGACCAAGATACAGAAG ATCCTGACAGATACGTCGCTTCAGAAGGTAAAGAGGAACCAGAACTGCTTAGAGCCGTGTGTTCGACAGCTGGTGTCTTGCTTAGAGTCAGATGGAGTCATG GAGGACGGTACGAACCCTTACATGTTCACCAACCCAGTGACTCCTGCACTTCCTGGTTTCCCTCGAGTAAGCAACACTTACGGCTCGTACCAGGACTCCAACATCCCCTTCCCACGCACCTCAGGGGCACGCTTCTGCGGGACAG GTTCCTTGGTTTATTTCACTCGCCCCATAACTATGCATCGTACAGTCCCTCCCACTGAACCTACTCCCAG GTCCCTGTCAGCTCTCTCGGCGTATCACAGTGGAGTGATGACACCCATGAAAATGCGAACGGAGTCTCAGACCACCCTGAGGTTGTACAGCGGCAGCCCAACACGCACAGACAAAGACCAAGTGTCCATATCGTCCTTTTACTACAAAGAACGG AAATCCCGCCGCTGGAAAGGCAAGCGAGAGGGAGGAGACTACAGCAGCAGACCCATCAAACTGGCTGGCAAAGTCATCATCCAGGAAATCTCGTGTCTGCTTCCTGTGCACAAAGCCCTCGGGGAGACATACGT GCTAAATGTTAGTGACATACAGGACACGTGTCAGAAGAATGGGGCGGCGGCCTTAGCAGTGGGCCGCAGGGATTTAGCAAAG GTATGGGCACTCGCCTTGGCAGCCACAAATCTTGACCTCTGTCCCGACCCTGACCCTGATGCTGGAGCTCCCTGGGCCAAACACCCATTTGGGCGGCACCTGCTGGACACATT GCTTGAACACTACAGTCAGATGAGTGATGTTCAGAGCCTGGCCATGTTGTGTAGTGTGTTCAGAGGTCACGGCAGTCCTCAGGAATATTTCACTCTATACGGGCATCAGCAACCTCGAGCGGCGTTTTTCACGACACACCACTGCCACTAT CCCAGTTTCACTTCCAGTTCTGTCACATCCGGGTCATGCTCCAGTACTTCAGACTCTGCAAGCACTGCGTGGACCGTGG TTGGCCGTGAATCTGAACAAGCTCAGCCCTGGGGAGAATCGTCTCCGGATGACTATCGCAATGCAAACCAGATAAACACCGACCCCCGAGAACGAGAAAAAGAACAACACGACATGAACAAAAG AATACTGGACCCCTTCAACTGCTGGCAGTTTGACGACTTCAAGAAGTGTTACGGTGAGATCCTGCACCGCTGGGGCATGAAGGACAAGAGGGCAGAGGTGCTCAAATTTGTCTCCTGCCCTCCGGAGCCACACAAAGGCATAG AGTTTGGCGTTTACTGCTGCCACTGTCGCAGTCAGGCCCGCGGCACCCAGTGCGCCGTCTGCAAGCGCTTCACCTCCCAGTGCGCCATCTGTCACGTGGCTGTACGCGGCTCTTCTAACTTCTGCCTGAGCTGTGGCCATGGAGGACACACCAGTCACATGATGGACTGGTTTCGCTCGCAAGAGGTCTGTCCCACCGGCTGCGGGTGCCACTGCCTCCTGCAAAGCACTTTCTGA
- the LOC132101737 gene encoding conserved oligomeric Golgi complex subunit 8-like has product MAAVDVEDESILASIFKDSFPENWREKPDFAAYLSQLSSCGVDELNREPERLAEERAQILEQTRELAFTNYKTFIRTADCTQHIYTDFSTVENCLSKLVQKLPSFTERCRGFIKEAEEISVSRRMNSLTLNRHTEILEILEIPQLMDTCVRNGYYEEALELAAYVKRLEKKHASLPVIQGIVHEVRLSAQLMLNQLLQQLRSNTQLPVCLRVIGYLRRMDVFTEAELRVKFLQARGSWLRSILAAIPDEDPYFHITKTIETCRVHLFDIITQYRAIFSDEDPLLPPGGQALNESAIFHGWVVLQVSQFLETLDRDLQRGVGSRLDSLLGQCMYFGLSFSRVGADFRGQLAPIFQQVAMETFRKAIQEAVDKFQEEMNLYTLISLPSILGSTIPPAVPSTQPGTLQPPMALLDFPPLACFLNNVLTGFNDLRLCCPIGLAQEVSRCVEEALIKVTKLILVFHRAEESAFSSRERELFVQFCSAFAEDMVPFLNRCLQVLFPPAQLALILGVPPTQVYKYGSLGCINVNAVLEPLEFVLPQKEPLTSVLDLCTDLSSLTTAESDPSTALKPLTPQEEKPVLSEQQEPVSASDARLSQKENISAETVSTEQNNPILEPEMTFDIQELTGSDDLSTTDINVEEMLSSK; this is encoded by the exons ATGGCTGCCGTAGACGTGGAAGATGAGAGTATCCTCGCCTCGATCTTTAAAGACAGCTTTCCTGAGAACTGGAGAGAGAAGCCGGACTTCGCGGCGTATTTGTCGCAGCTGAGCTCGTGCGGTGTGGATGAGTTGAACCGGGAGCCCGAGCGTCTGGCGGAGGAGCGGGCGCAGATCCTGGAGCAGACGCGAGAACTGGCCTTCACCAACTACAAGACGTTCATCAGGACCGCGGACTGCACGCAGCACATCTACACAGACTTCAGCACGGTGGAGAACTGTCTCTCCAAACTAGTGCAGAAGCTCCCCAGCTTCACTGAAAGATGCAG AGGTTTTATAAAGGAGGCAGAGGAGATCAGCGTCAGCAGGCGTATGAACAGCCTGACACTGAATCGACACACTGAGATCTTGGAGATTCTGGAGATCCCTCAGCTGATGGACACATGTGTGCGTAACGGATACTACGAGGAGGCGCTAGAGCTCGCCGCTTATGTGAAGAGACTGGAGAAAAAACATGCATCACTTCCTGTCATTCAG GGAATTGTGCACGAGGTTCGACTCTCTGCTCAGCTCATGCTGAACCAACTACTTCAACAACTGCGTAGTAACACACAGCTGCCGGTTTGCCTGCGTGTGATCGGATACTTGCGCAGAATGGATGTTTTCACCGAAGCCGAGCTGCGCGTCAAGTTCCTGCAAGCCCGCGGAAGTTGGCTGCGATCCATTCTCGCCGCCATCCCGGATGAAGACCCTTATTTCCACATTACCAAAACCATCGAAACCTGCCGTGTGCATCTCTTCGACATCATCACCCAGTATCGTGCTATATTCTCAGATGAGGATCCGTTGCTGCCGCCTGGCGGTCAGGCGTTGAATGAGAGCGCCATCTTTCACGGCTGGGTGGTGCTGCAGGTGTCGCAGTTCTTGGAGACCCTCGATCGGGACCTTCAGCGTGGGGTGGGAAGCCGTTTGGACTCTCTGCTCGGCCAGTGCATGTACTTCGGGCTTTCCTTTAGCAGAGTCGGGGCGGATTTCCGTGGCCAACTGGCTCCCATATTTCAGCAGGTTGCCATGGAGACGTTCCGGAAGGCTATTCAGGAAGCGGTGGACAAGTTCCAAGAGGAAATGAACTTATACACACTAATTTCTCTGCCGTCCATACTTGGAAGCACCATTCCGCCGGCTGTCCCGAGCACCCAGCCAGGCACACTGCAGCCCCCCATGGCCCTGCTGGATTTCCCGCCTCTAGCCTGCTTCCTCAATAACGTCCTGACAGGCTTCAATGACTTACGACTGTGCTGCCCGATTGGACTGGCACAGGAAGTTAGCAGATGTGTTGAGGAAGCCCTTATTAAG GTGACCAAGCTGATCCTGGTTTTCCATCGAGCCGAGGAATCTGCCTTCAGTAGCCGTGAACGAGAGTTATTTGTTCAGTTCTGTAGTGCATTTGCTGAAGACATGGTGCCTTTCTTGAACCGATGTTTACAAGTTCTCTTTCCTCCAGCCCAGCTTGCTCTCATACTCG GCGTTCCGCCAACCCAGGTTTATAAGTATGGTAGTCTTGGCTGCATCAATGTGAACGCGGTTCTGGAGCCGCTGGAGTTTGTTCTGCCCCAGAAGGAGCCCCTGACCTCTGTCCTGGATCTCTGCACTGATCTGAGCAGCCTGACCACAGCTGAATCCGATCCCTCAACTGCACTCAAACCCTTAACACCTCAAGAAGAAAAACCTGTATTATCTGAACAACAAGAGCCTGTGTCAGCATCTGATGCTCGTCTTTCTCAAAAAGAGAACATTTCTGCTGAAACAGTGAGTACCGAGCAAAACAACCCGATCCTGGAGCCTGAAATGACCTTTGACATACAGGAACTGACAGGATCAGATGATTTGTCCACAACAGATATCAATGTTGAGGAGATGTTGtcgtcaaaataa